One stretch of Musicola paradisiaca NCPPB 2511 DNA includes these proteins:
- a CDS encoding MFS transporter — protein MSQNKAFNSPFLLAVIGIYLSYFLHGISVITLAQNMTSLAAKFGTDNAGIAYLISGIGLGRLVSILFFGVISDKFGRRVSILIGVALYVLFFFGIPSSPNLIVAFILAVCVGVANAALDTGAYPALMEAYPKTSGSAVILLKAMISFGQMFYPILVGYLISSNIWYGYGIILPGIAFLLVSLLVVRSKFPSQLVDANAIKDLPQMNQKPLAWLEGVASIVFGVAIFSTFYVIVVWMPKYAAAYAGMAETDALKTISYYSMGSLVCVFVFALLLKSMVRPVWANVFNSALAVVASTVIYLYPSATVCNVGAFVIGFSAAGGLLQLGVSVMSEFFPKSKAKVTSLYMLMGGLANFVIPIITGYLSKIELKYIILLDIGFAAVSLLTAFIVFVRYYTVFNIPANDVRLGEGMFSVKNANNRPSHS, from the coding sequence ATGAGCCAGAATAAGGCCTTCAATTCGCCATTTTTATTAGCTGTCATTGGCATATATCTAAGTTATTTCCTTCATGGTATCAGCGTCATCACCCTGGCGCAGAATATGACGAGTCTGGCGGCAAAATTCGGTACTGACAATGCCGGAATTGCCTATCTCATTTCAGGGATTGGCCTGGGGCGGCTAGTCAGTATTTTGTTCTTCGGCGTGATTTCCGATAAGTTCGGCCGCCGCGTGTCGATTCTCATCGGCGTGGCGCTGTACGTCTTGTTCTTCTTCGGCATTCCTTCCAGCCCGAACCTGATCGTGGCCTTTATTCTCGCGGTCTGCGTCGGCGTCGCCAACGCCGCGTTGGACACCGGGGCGTATCCGGCCTTGATGGAAGCCTATCCTAAAACGTCCGGCTCGGCGGTTATCCTGCTTAAGGCGATGATCTCTTTCGGACAGATGTTCTATCCGATATTGGTCGGGTACTTGATCTCCAGCAATATCTGGTACGGCTACGGCATCATTCTGCCGGGGATTGCGTTCCTGCTGGTGTCGCTGTTGGTCGTCCGGAGCAAATTCCCGAGCCAGTTGGTGGATGCCAACGCCATCAAAGATTTGCCGCAGATGAATCAGAAACCGCTGGCCTGGCTGGAAGGGGTGGCGTCCATCGTGTTCGGCGTGGCTATCTTCTCCACCTTTTACGTGATCGTGGTCTGGATGCCGAAATATGCCGCCGCCTATGCGGGGATGGCGGAAACCGATGCATTGAAAACCATCTCTTATTACAGCATGGGGTCGTTGGTCTGCGTATTCGTCTTCGCTCTGTTGCTGAAAAGCATGGTGCGCCCCGTCTGGGCCAATGTGTTCAACTCTGCATTGGCGGTAGTGGCCAGCACGGTGATTTATCTGTATCCGTCGGCGACGGTGTGTAATGTCGGCGCATTTGTTATTGGTTTCTCTGCGGCTGGCGGGTTGTTGCAACTGGGCGTCTCCGTGATGTCCGAGTTTTTCCCGAAAAGCAAAGCCAAAGTGACCAGCCTGTATATGTTGATGGGCGGCCTGGCGAATTTCGTGATTCCGATTATTACCGGCTATTTGTCCAAGATTGAATTGAAATACATCATTCTGCTGGATATCGGTTTTGCTGCCGTCTCGCTGCTCACCGCATTTATCGTTTTCGTTCGCTACTACACAGTATTCAATATTCCTGCGAATGACGTTCGTCTGGGTGAAGGCATGTTTTCAGTGAAGAATGCCAATAACCGCCCGTCGCATTCATAA
- a CDS encoding MFS transporter, translating into MNNRYIPTAFGLYLNYLVHGMGVILMSLNMQFLERQWQTDAAGVSVVISSLGIGRLSLLLIVGVLSDRYGRKPFVYLGIVAYLMFFLGIISTTSIVAAYCFGLLAGMANSLLDAGTYPSLMEAFPKSPGTANVLIKAFISCGQFLLPLVISVLVWANLWFGWSFVLAAGIMVLNAVCLFKYPFPPHTRPPVQIQANADSEVQPAADSAMTKGSNTCAMLDLASFTFFGYIAMATFYLVSQWLAQYGQFVAGMPYETSIKLLSIYTIGSLLGVFITAGLAKNAANSSMVLMLCTFISLIALLVVCLYPSVPVVIGFSFVIGFSAAGGVLQLGLTIMAMRFANAKGKATAIYYSAGSVATFTIPLATARLSQISISSIMWFDVGLAAAGFLTALFIGYRDMEARRCSVSMKQIGA; encoded by the coding sequence ATGAATAATCGCTATATACCAACGGCATTTGGTTTGTACCTCAATTATCTGGTACACGGCATGGGCGTCATCCTGATGAGCCTGAATATGCAATTTTTGGAACGTCAGTGGCAAACCGATGCCGCTGGCGTGTCCGTGGTCATTTCTTCGCTGGGGATCGGGCGGCTCAGCCTGTTGTTGATAGTCGGGGTGCTGTCTGACCGCTATGGCCGCAAACCTTTCGTTTACCTGGGGATCGTCGCTTATCTGATGTTCTTTTTGGGGATCATCAGTACCACCAGTATCGTCGCGGCATACTGCTTTGGTTTGCTGGCCGGGATGGCGAACAGCTTGCTCGATGCAGGGACGTATCCGTCGTTGATGGAAGCGTTTCCCAAGAGCCCGGGGACAGCCAATGTGTTGATTAAGGCATTCATTTCCTGCGGGCAGTTTTTGTTGCCTCTGGTGATTAGCGTACTGGTGTGGGCCAATCTGTGGTTCGGCTGGTCGTTCGTGCTGGCCGCCGGGATTATGGTGCTGAACGCCGTGTGCCTGTTCAAATATCCGTTCCCTCCCCATACGCGGCCGCCGGTTCAGATTCAGGCTAACGCGGATAGCGAAGTGCAACCGGCTGCGGATAGCGCGATGACGAAAGGCAGTAATACCTGCGCCATGCTGGATCTCGCCAGTTTTACCTTTTTCGGCTATATCGCCATGGCGACTTTCTATCTGGTGAGCCAATGGCTGGCCCAGTACGGGCAGTTTGTGGCGGGGATGCCGTATGAGACCTCAATTAAGCTGCTGAGCATCTACACTATCGGTTCGCTGTTGGGGGTGTTCATTACGGCGGGGCTGGCGAAGAATGCGGCCAATTCAAGTATGGTGTTGATGCTGTGTACCTTTATTTCACTGATCGCGCTGCTGGTCGTGTGCCTGTATCCCAGTGTGCCGGTGGTGATTGGCTTCTCGTTCGTGATTGGGTTTTCCGCCGCCGGCGGGGTGTTGCAACTGGGGCTGACTATCATGGCAATGCGCTTTGCGAATGCCAAGGGCAAAGCGACCGCGATTTACTACAGCGCCGGCAGCGTGGCGACGTTCACCATACCCTTGGCGACCGCCCGGCTGTCGCAAATCAGTATCTCCAGCATCATGTGGTTTGATGTCGGCCTGGCGGCGGCCGGCTTTCTGACGGCGCTGTTTATCGGCTATCGCGATATGGAGGCTCGCCGCTGTTCTGTCAGTATGAAACAGATCGGCGCCTGA
- the aroL gene encoding shikimate kinase AroL: MINTIILVGPRASGKTTVGKMLANHLQLKFVDTDEMVQAKTRLTIAQIVDQQGWEAFRMIESQILKEVAVAGYVVATGGGMVVSEANRNHMKNNGIVFYLSTSVETVIRRLKSNPAVNQRPSLTGLSITDEIANIIKIRDPFYHETAHFVINANEEKEHVTEEIHAIYRMLLRESASNMSRISPFGER, from the coding sequence ATGATAAATACGATCATACTGGTGGGGCCGCGGGCGTCGGGAAAAACGACCGTGGGAAAGATGCTGGCAAATCATTTGCAATTGAAATTTGTCGATACTGATGAAATGGTTCAGGCGAAAACCCGCCTGACGATTGCTCAGATTGTCGATCAGCAGGGATGGGAAGCCTTCCGTATGATCGAGAGTCAGATCCTAAAAGAGGTGGCCGTCGCCGGCTATGTCGTCGCGACCGGCGGTGGGATGGTGGTATCGGAAGCTAATCGCAACCATATGAAAAATAATGGTATTGTTTTCTATTTGTCAACATCGGTAGAGACGGTGATCCGGCGGTTGAAGTCCAACCCGGCCGTGAACCAACGGCCATCGTTGACCGGGTTATCCATTACCGATGAGATTGCCAATATCATCAAGATCCGCGATCCCTTCTATCATGAGACGGCGCATTTTGTGATTAACGCCAATGAGGAAAAAGAGCACGTCACCGAGGAGATTCACGCCATATACCGGATGTTGTTGCGTGAATCCGCCAGCAATATGTCACGTATTTCACCGTTTGGTGAACGCTGA
- a CDS encoding SphA family protein has translation MQLNNLVAGRSGFIALTLGMLAGTAGAAEGISPLQPGATTGAAVGALPPPGVYLMADIADERGWVKNGRGDTAVTPGGQRIKAANVSAVMALSWVTDWQVLGARYAMAVAQPYKWARTKTYSADGDASIRSNGLVNTAITPVILSWSLGGGYFLGTGLTLYADNGMFRYTYDASAGRNVKSATTIGNDYWTIEPNIALTYLSNGWSVTFNNILDVNTENKTTHYQSGMTYYLDMTVAKKINNFTVGVVGNYTHQITDDEINGRTVEAVEGLYGRGNRAEHVLAGPLLAYDFGSFALSARVLRSLRAKNDADVSFIHVGFSMPIK, from the coding sequence ATGCAGTTGAATAACCTGGTTGCCGGACGCAGTGGGTTTATAGCGCTGACGCTCGGCATGCTGGCGGGCACCGCCGGCGCCGCCGAAGGTATCAGCCCGTTGCAGCCCGGCGCAACTACCGGCGCCGCCGTCGGCGCCTTGCCGCCTCCCGGCGTGTATCTGATGGCGGATATTGCCGATGAGCGCGGCTGGGTGAAGAACGGTCGCGGCGATACCGCCGTGACGCCCGGCGGACAGCGCATCAAGGCGGCGAATGTCAGCGCCGTGATGGCGCTCAGTTGGGTAACGGATTGGCAGGTGTTGGGGGCGCGTTATGCTATGGCTGTGGCCCAGCCGTACAAATGGGCACGGACGAAAACCTATAGCGCCGACGGCGACGCCAGCATCCGGAGTAACGGCCTGGTGAATACCGCAATTACGCCTGTCATTCTGTCGTGGTCGCTGGGCGGGGGGTATTTTCTGGGTACCGGGCTGACGCTGTATGCCGATAACGGCATGTTTCGTTATACCTACGATGCATCCGCCGGCCGTAATGTTAAATCCGCTACTACCATCGGTAATGATTATTGGACGATAGAGCCAAATATCGCACTAACGTATTTATCCAACGGTTGGAGTGTCACCTTTAATAATATTTTGGATGTCAATACGGAAAATAAAACCACCCATTACCAATCAGGTATGACTTATTATCTGGATATGACCGTGGCGAAGAAAATAAATAATTTTACCGTCGGCGTGGTGGGTAATTATACCCATCAGATTACCGACGATGAAATTAATGGCCGAACGGTGGAGGCGGTGGAAGGGCTTTATGGGCGAGGCAATCGCGCCGAGCATGTGCTGGCCGGGCCGCTGCTGGCCTATGACTTCGGCTCGTTCGCGCTCAGCGCCAGAGTGCTGCGCTCGCTGCGCGCTAAAAATGACGCCGATGTGTCCTTTATTCATGTCGGGTTCAGCATGCCGATTAAATAA
- a CDS encoding Aca2/YdiL-like domain-containing protein, which produces MNHLELQAMRQLFLLSVDEAAHYIAGDGNSEQWLMWERGEKEIPVSIIEQFESMNKERKKRISAIIEKINSRIGNNTMRSFTDFDAFLAVYTDGDFLEWKVYQSVANELYSRDLERLC; this is translated from the coding sequence ATGAATCATCTGGAGCTACAGGCAATGCGCCAGCTTTTTCTATTGAGTGTAGATGAAGCTGCGCACTATATTGCCGGTGATGGGAATAGTGAACAATGGTTAATGTGGGAGCGCGGCGAAAAGGAAATACCTGTATCCATTATTGAACAATTCGAATCAATGAATAAAGAAAGAAAGAAGAGGATCAGCGCGATTATTGAAAAAATAAATAGCCGAATCGGCAATAACACCATGCGATCCTTTACCGATTTTGATGCTTTTCTTGCCGTTTATACCGACGGTGATTTCCTGGAGTGGAAAGTGTATCAGTCCGTTGCCAACGAGCTTTACTCACGCGATCTCGAACGGTTGTGTTAA
- the aroD gene encoding type I 3-dehydroquinate dehydratase, with protein sequence MKTVTVKNLVIGEGAPKIIVSLMGKEVSSVESEAHYYRDFDFDILEWRIDHFNNLDNIDSVLDAAHKLRTIINDKPILFTFRTAKEGGEKEIAPQAYIALNQRLIDSGLVDMIDLELFTGDQLVSETIAHAHAKGVKVVMSNHDFHKTPPKDEIIKRLCRMQELGADIPKIALMPQNKSDVLTLLSATQEMSELHADRPIITMSMSKTGVISRLAGEVFGSAATFGALKKASAPGQIAIKDLRAVLTILHEA encoded by the coding sequence ATGAAAACCGTAACTGTGAAGAATCTGGTGATTGGGGAAGGCGCCCCCAAAATTATCGTGTCATTGATGGGGAAAGAGGTGTCTTCCGTGGAATCGGAAGCGCATTACTACCGGGATTTCGACTTCGACATCCTGGAATGGCGCATCGATCATTTTAATAATCTGGATAACATCGACAGTGTGCTGGATGCGGCCCACAAGCTGCGTACCATCATCAACGACAAGCCGATTCTCTTTACGTTCCGCACCGCGAAAGAAGGCGGCGAGAAAGAGATCGCCCCGCAGGCGTATATCGCGCTGAATCAGCGGCTGATCGACAGCGGTCTGGTGGACATGATCGATCTGGAGCTGTTTACCGGCGACCAACTGGTGAGTGAAACCATCGCCCATGCCCATGCCAAAGGGGTCAAAGTGGTGATGTCCAACCATGATTTCCACAAGACGCCGCCGAAGGACGAGATCATCAAGCGTCTGTGCAGGATGCAGGAACTGGGCGCGGATATTCCCAAAATTGCCCTGATGCCGCAGAACAAGAGCGATGTGCTGACGCTGTTGTCGGCCACGCAGGAGATGTCCGAGCTGCATGCGGATCGCCCAATCATTACCATGTCGATGTCCAAAACCGGGGTGATTTCACGGTTGGCGGGTGAAGTGTTCGGGTCTGCGGCCACATTCGGCGCACTGAAAAAAGCATCCGCACCGGGCCAGATCGCTATTAAGGATTTGCGAGCGGTGCTGACGATTTTGCATGAAGCCTAA
- a CDS encoding acetyl-CoA C-acetyltransferase, which translates to MTSIVIVSAVRTAVGKFGGSLSALAAPKLGALVMEESLARAGVDADVVDEVVFGNVLQAGLGQNPARQAMLLAGLPDTTPASSLNIVCGSGLKSVIAAAQAIAAGDAETVLAGGMENMSAAPYLLDKARWGLRMGDQRITDSMVNDGLFCAINRYHMGMTAENVARRCGVSRQDQDEIALLSQRRAAEAQAQGAFQREILPVMLRSKNGDRQFDADEHLRPDATLEGLAKLKPAFDAVGSVTAGNASGINDGAAALLVMSETRARSLGVQPLARIRGYSTCGVDPAMMGIGPVPATRRALHAAGLTVADLDLIEANEAFAAQYIAVARELRLDMEKTNVNGGAIALGHPIGASGARILVTLLHALAARDKTLGLATLCVGGGQGVALVVERM; encoded by the coding sequence ATGACATCAATCGTTATTGTCAGCGCGGTACGCACGGCTGTCGGTAAATTCGGCGGCAGTTTGAGCGCATTGGCCGCACCGAAACTTGGGGCGCTGGTTATGGAAGAATCGTTGGCGCGGGCCGGCGTTGACGCCGACGTGGTGGACGAGGTGGTGTTCGGTAATGTGTTGCAGGCGGGGCTCGGTCAGAATCCGGCCCGTCAGGCGATGCTGCTGGCCGGTTTGCCGGATACCACGCCGGCGAGCAGCCTCAATATCGTGTGCGGGTCTGGGCTGAAGAGCGTGATCGCGGCGGCGCAGGCAATCGCGGCTGGGGACGCTGAAACCGTACTGGCCGGGGGGATGGAAAATATGTCGGCGGCGCCGTATCTGCTCGATAAGGCGCGCTGGGGGCTGCGGATGGGCGATCAGCGTATTACCGACAGTATGGTGAATGACGGCCTGTTTTGCGCCATCAACCGTTATCACATGGGGATGACCGCGGAAAATGTCGCCCGGCGCTGCGGCGTCAGCCGACAGGATCAGGACGAGATCGCGCTGTTGTCGCAACGCCGCGCCGCCGAAGCGCAGGCGCAGGGCGCGTTTCAACGCGAGATTCTGCCGGTGATGTTGCGGAGTAAGAACGGCGATCGGCAGTTTGACGCCGACGAACACCTGCGCCCGGATGCGACGCTGGAAGGGCTGGCGAAGCTGAAACCGGCGTTTGATGCGGTGGGGTCGGTAACGGCGGGCAATGCGTCCGGCATTAATGACGGCGCGGCGGCCCTGCTGGTGATGAGCGAAACGCGGGCGCGCAGCCTGGGCGTTCAGCCGCTGGCGCGGATTCGGGGCTACTCCACCTGCGGCGTCGATCCCGCCATGATGGGGATCGGGCCGGTTCCGGCAACCCGGCGCGCACTGCACGCCGCCGGGCTGACGGTGGCGGATCTCGATCTGATTGAAGCCAACGAGGCGTTTGCCGCGCAGTACATCGCCGTCGCCCGGGAACTGCGGCTGGATATGGAGAAAACCAATGTGAACGGCGGGGCGATTGCGCTGGGCCATCCCATCGGCGCATCGGGTGCGCGCATTCTGGTGACGCTGCTGCATGCGCTGGCGGCGCGGGACAAAACGCTTGGCCTGGCGACGCTGTGCGTCGGCGGCGGCCAGGGGGTGGCGCTGGTGGTCGAACGGATGTGA
- the ydiB gene encoding quinate/shikimate dehydrogenase, producing MDVTAKYELIGLMAYPIRHSLSPEMQNKALDKEGLPYTYMAFEVDNESFPMAIEGLKALKMRGTGVSMPNKQLACEYVDELTPAARLVGAINTIVNDNGYLKGYNTDGTGHIRAIKESGFDIKGKTMVLVGAGGASTAIGAQAAIEGIKAIKLFNRKDEFYEKALDFAKRVNENTDCTVTVHDLGDQQAFADAIATADILTNGTKLGMKPLENESPVTDKTMLRPELLVTECVYNPHITKLLQMAQDVGCKTVDGYGMLLWQGAEQFKLWTGKDFPLEYIKEAMGFTGK from the coding sequence ATGGATGTCACTGCAAAATATGAACTGATCGGCTTGATGGCTTACCCCATCAGACACAGTCTTTCGCCTGAAATGCAGAATAAAGCGCTCGATAAAGAAGGTCTGCCTTATACCTATATGGCGTTTGAAGTGGATAACGAATCCTTCCCGATGGCTATCGAAGGTCTTAAGGCGCTGAAGATGCGTGGTACGGGTGTTTCTATGCCCAATAAGCAACTGGCCTGCGAATATGTCGACGAGTTGACCCCGGCGGCCAGACTGGTGGGCGCCATTAATACCATTGTGAACGACAACGGTTATCTCAAGGGGTATAACACCGACGGTACCGGCCATATCCGCGCCATCAAGGAAAGCGGCTTTGATATTAAAGGCAAAACCATGGTGCTGGTGGGCGCCGGCGGCGCTTCCACCGCAATCGGCGCTCAGGCGGCGATCGAAGGCATCAAGGCCATTAAGTTGTTCAACCGCAAGGATGAGTTCTACGAAAAAGCGCTCGATTTCGCCAAACGGGTGAATGAAAACACCGACTGTACTGTGACCGTTCACGACCTGGGCGACCAACAAGCGTTTGCCGATGCCATCGCCACCGCCGACATCCTGACCAACGGAACCAAACTGGGGATGAAGCCGCTGGAAAATGAAAGCCCGGTCACAGACAAAACCATGCTGCGCCCGGAATTGCTGGTGACGGAATGCGTGTATAACCCGCATATCACGAAATTGCTGCAGATGGCGCAGGACGTTGGCTGTAAGACTGTCGATGGTTACGGTATGTTGCTGTGGCAGGGAGCTGAACAGTTCAAACTCTGGACCGGTAAAGACTTCCCGCTGGAATATATTAAAGAGGCCATGGGGTTCACGGGGAAATAA
- a CDS encoding LysR family transcriptional regulator translates to MNLKQLHYFKRLAEKQHYTEAASSLYITQPSLSHAISELEKELGVSLFERHGRNVRITQSGKIFLPYVEGALLELENGRTALKKMCAPHDEVINLAFIYTMGETVVPQLIDRFIHIPENKNKRFSFFQGTTLSIVQDLKEDKFDMALCSHIPDEPDIEFIPLISQELVLVTSRDHPLAQRHDSEIDLEEAIAYPFIFFSQKSGLRQFIDKIFMQKKLIPEIACYVEEDTAMVGLVSINYGIAIMPRISTLSHSNVQVMRLRNPGQTRYVYLATHKDRTLSPAAVSFKQFVLNACQSMELK, encoded by the coding sequence ATGAATTTAAAACAACTGCATTATTTCAAACGACTGGCGGAGAAACAGCACTATACCGAAGCGGCATCCAGCCTGTACATTACGCAACCGTCGCTGAGCCATGCCATTTCCGAGCTGGAAAAAGAGCTGGGCGTCAGCTTGTTTGAACGACACGGGCGCAACGTCCGTATTACCCAGAGTGGGAAAATCTTTTTACCCTATGTCGAAGGCGCGTTGCTTGAATTGGAAAATGGCCGCACAGCGTTGAAGAAAATGTGTGCGCCGCACGATGAAGTCATTAATCTGGCATTTATTTACACCATGGGGGAAACCGTGGTGCCGCAATTAATCGATCGTTTTATTCACATTCCCGAAAATAAAAATAAACGCTTCTCGTTTTTTCAGGGCACGACGTTGTCGATTGTGCAGGATCTCAAGGAAGATAAATTCGATATGGCGCTTTGTTCCCATATTCCGGACGAGCCGGATATCGAATTCATCCCCTTGATCAGCCAGGAATTGGTGCTGGTGACATCCCGCGACCACCCGCTGGCGCAACGCCACGACAGCGAAATCGATCTGGAGGAGGCCATTGCCTACCCGTTCATCTTTTTCTCCCAGAAAAGCGGGCTGCGGCAGTTCATCGACAAAATCTTCATGCAGAAAAAACTGATCCCCGAAATCGCCTGTTATGTGGAGGAAGATACCGCGATGGTGGGGTTGGTGAGCATCAACTACGGCATCGCAATCATGCCGCGCATCAGTACCCTTTCGCACTCCAACGTACAGGTTATGCGCCTGCGCAACCCCGGCCAGACGCGCTACGTCTATCTGGCGACGCACAAAGACCGCACGCTATCGCCGGCAGCCGTGTCGTTTAAACAGTTTGTCCTTAATGCTTGCCAGTCGATGGAATTGAAATAA
- a CDS encoding sugar kinase, which translates to MKVLTFGEMMLRLKPLGNNRIIQSDVFEAAYGGAEANVAVSLSLLGNDAAYLTKLPANLLGETALSTLRKYGVDTANVLRGGNRLGIYFFEKGASVRSTNVVYDRAGSAFAEARQTEFDWPTIFSDVDYFYFSGITPAISAELEQAVTAACQYCQQHDIPVVCDMNYRGKMWSPERAQAVMSTLMNYVTLCIANDEDFEATLGIKAFDGDMSRGIDQIDAFKEGMLEVTRRYPGCKMVASVLRNIRSVEDSQWMGLLLSDGQFHETNRYNVHVMEGVAAGDAFGAGLMHSLLHQFDHQEAINFAIAASVLKLTISGDLNLVQESDIRAVMKKGGGASLSR; encoded by the coding sequence ATGAAAGTGCTGACTTTTGGGGAAATGATGTTGCGGCTCAAGCCGCTCGGCAACAATCGCATTATCCAGTCCGATGTGTTTGAAGCCGCCTACGGCGGCGCCGAGGCCAATGTTGCGGTCTCGCTCTCGCTGCTTGGCAACGATGCCGCCTACCTGACCAAACTACCGGCCAATCTGCTGGGGGAAACCGCGCTGTCTACCCTGCGCAAATACGGCGTCGACACGGCAAACGTGCTGCGCGGCGGCAACCGTCTGGGGATTTACTTCTTCGAGAAAGGCGCCAGCGTCCGCTCCACCAACGTCGTCTATGACCGTGCCGGCAGCGCCTTCGCCGAGGCCCGGCAAACAGAGTTCGACTGGCCGACGATTTTCAGCGACGTCGACTATTTCTACTTTTCCGGCATCACGCCCGCCATCTCCGCCGAACTGGAGCAGGCTGTGACCGCAGCCTGCCAATATTGCCAGCAGCACGACATCCCGGTGGTGTGCGACATGAACTACCGCGGCAAGATGTGGTCGCCGGAACGGGCGCAGGCGGTGATGTCCACACTGATGAACTACGTCACGCTCTGCATCGCCAACGACGAAGACTTTGAAGCCACGCTGGGCATCAAGGCGTTCGACGGCGACATGTCCCGCGGCATCGACCAGATCGACGCTTTCAAGGAAGGGATGCTGGAAGTCACCCGCCGCTATCCGGGCTGTAAAATGGTGGCCAGCGTACTGCGCAACATCCGCTCCGTGGAAGACAGCCAGTGGATGGGCCTGTTGCTCAGCGACGGTCAGTTCCATGAAACCAACCGCTACAACGTGCACGTTATGGAAGGTGTGGCGGCGGGCGACGCCTTCGGCGCCGGCCTGATGCACAGCCTGCTGCACCAGTTCGACCATCAGGAAGCCATCAACTTCGCCATTGCCGCCAGCGTGCTGAAGCTGACCATCAGCGGCGACCTGAACCTGGTACAGGAGTCGGATATCCGTGCGGTGATGAAGAAAGGCGGCGGCGCCAGTCTGAGCCGCTAA
- a CDS encoding MFS transporter codes for MTGQNNNVALTKNTDGAAYDAAASTRVDHGFGARGWILIVFQAVMFWLAAGAVTHGLNVVLPALSSTYHLEYSALLALATPASWASIPAGPICAWLCEKKGARFNIVFCLLACGVCFGLLGYCGSLVGFTLLFAGVCFFGTGFAYVGGTAVMTSWFVRKAGLALGWCTVGQTMSSAFFVPTLAGLFALLGIRHGFWGIAIAMFVMALLVLLFVANKPEDVGLAPDNEPLSGAELAARAQQHDSYVCPLSVRQLLGMRDVWFMGIATGAIYIMLVGVVSQIVPRLMEMGYELNTAILYMTASALFGTFGAYGWGWLNHRLGVKRALLVYTLWWMAAVLINLFAHQPLMLWLSLLMIGFSLPGATNLSTALIATKFPRRLYVRAIGIVHPIQSIVRCFAFSILAFGLAYLGGYTGAYLLLVGVGAVALLLIWLIDVTPVSE; via the coding sequence ATGACCGGGCAAAATAACAATGTGGCGTTAACCAAAAATACCGACGGCGCCGCCTATGACGCTGCCGCCTCCACCCGCGTCGACCACGGGTTCGGCGCCCGCGGTTGGATCCTTATCGTCTTTCAGGCCGTGATGTTCTGGCTGGCTGCGGGCGCGGTGACACACGGACTGAATGTGGTGCTGCCTGCGTTGTCGAGCACCTACCACCTGGAATACAGCGCGCTGCTGGCGCTGGCGACGCCGGCGTCCTGGGCGTCGATCCCGGCAGGCCCGATCTGCGCCTGGTTGTGCGAAAAGAAAGGCGCCAGATTTAACATCGTGTTCTGCCTGCTGGCCTGCGGGGTGTGTTTTGGCCTGCTGGGATATTGCGGCTCGCTGGTCGGCTTTACGTTGTTGTTCGCCGGGGTCTGCTTTTTCGGCACCGGGTTCGCCTATGTCGGCGGCACGGCGGTGATGACCAGCTGGTTTGTACGCAAAGCCGGGCTGGCGTTGGGCTGGTGCACGGTGGGGCAGACCATGTCCAGCGCGTTCTTCGTTCCGACGCTGGCGGGGTTGTTTGCGCTGCTGGGCATCCGGCACGGTTTTTGGGGTATCGCCATCGCCATGTTCGTGATGGCGCTGCTGGTCTTGCTGTTCGTGGCCAACAAGCCGGAGGACGTCGGCCTGGCGCCGGATAACGAACCGCTGTCCGGCGCCGAGCTGGCGGCGCGGGCGCAGCAGCACGACAGCTATGTGTGTCCGCTTAGCGTCAGGCAACTGCTGGGGATGCGAGACGTCTGGTTCATGGGGATTGCGACCGGCGCCATCTACATCATGCTGGTCGGGGTGGTCAGCCAGATTGTGCCGCGGCTGATGGAGATGGGCTATGAACTGAATACCGCCATTTTGTATATGACCGCCTCGGCGCTGTTCGGTACGTTTGGCGCCTATGGTTGGGGCTGGCTCAACCATCGCCTCGGCGTGAAACGGGCGCTGCTGGTGTATACCCTCTGGTGGATGGCGGCGGTGCTGATCAACCTGTTCGCCCATCAGCCGCTGATGCTGTGGCTGTCCCTGCTGATGATCGGGTTCAGCCTGCCGGGCGCCACCAACCTGAGCACTGCGCTTATCGCCACCAAATTTCCTCGCCGCCTCTATGTGCGGGCCATCGGCATCGTTCACCCCATTCAGTCCATCGTGCGCTGTTTCGCCTTCTCCATTCTGGCGTTCGGCCTGGCGTATCTGGGTGGGTATACCGGCGCTTATCTGCTGCTGGTGGGTGTCGGTGCGGTGGCGCTGTTGTTGATCTGGCTTATCGATGTGACGCCGGTCAGCGAGTGA